One part of the Sphingobium yanoikuyae genome encodes these proteins:
- a CDS encoding transglycosylase domain-containing protein, translated as MARSDKSKKAPGKAKKWLVRGLKIGLVGAFAGLVAIGVAVFIAMQSLPDYNSLKSSPNGQMIRVHAADGSVIVSLGPSFGRWLSYDQIPSVMVDAMVSTEDRRFYMHPGVDPVGMARAAWVALERRGSGRRWQGASTITQQVARNIFLNNSYSWGRKVREMVLAMALERKFSKQQILELYLNKVYFGGGAYGIDAASRKFFGHPAQSLDLPEAAIIAGLVKAPSSYSPTADAEAAIGRAGVVLDLMQENGKISATDHANANLDGVRMAPEPPQNSVRYFTDWALPQLDTLIDEPNEPLEVYTTIDLGMQNAATAAVKANVSNGMQGALVSLDRDGAVRAMVGGLDYVTSNYNRATTAVRQPGSAWKIFVYMAALEAGYTPDTGVTDEPVTINGWSPRNSNGRFAGAIDIRTAFAYSINTVAAKLGVEVGFPTVADMARRFGITTPINTHPSMVLGTSDVRLIDMTRAFASIARKGVAVTPYGITKVTTADGRMLYQHQDDTSRVLVAPWVAAGMTDLMQTAVSTGTGRAAQIGRPVAGKTGTTNSGKDGWFLGFSSGITTGVWVGRDDAKAVPSLYGGRAPAHAFADYMKVAVAKRPVEQFETQVTLPEWQLEPDEEAYYGQPDNGMEGGMMVDENGLPIDRARPAGSEAEDGEEAAQPDPADRPAPPRLDQQWIDNVLGRTPRQRQPAQQQRPENP; from the coding sequence ATGGCACGATCTGACAAGAGCAAGAAGGCGCCGGGCAAGGCGAAGAAATGGCTGGTGCGCGGGCTCAAGATCGGTCTGGTCGGCGCCTTTGCCGGTCTGGTCGCGATCGGCGTGGCCGTGTTCATCGCGATGCAGTCGCTGCCCGACTATAACAGCCTCAAATCCTCCCCCAATGGCCAGATGATCCGCGTCCATGCGGCGGACGGATCGGTCATCGTTTCCCTGGGGCCGAGCTTCGGCCGCTGGCTGAGCTATGACCAGATCCCCTCGGTCATGGTCGATGCGATGGTGTCGACGGAGGATCGCCGTTTCTACATGCACCCCGGCGTCGATCCGGTCGGCATGGCACGCGCGGCCTGGGTCGCGCTGGAACGGCGCGGCAGCGGCCGGCGCTGGCAGGGTGCCTCGACCATCACCCAGCAGGTCGCGCGCAACATCTTCCTCAACAACAGCTATAGCTGGGGCCGCAAGGTCCGCGAGATGGTGCTGGCGATGGCGCTGGAGCGCAAATTCTCCAAGCAGCAGATCCTGGAACTCTATCTCAACAAGGTCTATTTCGGCGGCGGGGCCTATGGCATCGACGCTGCCAGCCGCAAATTCTTCGGCCATCCCGCGCAGAGCCTGGACCTGCCCGAGGCGGCGATCATCGCCGGCCTGGTGAAGGCGCCGTCCAGCTATTCCCCCACCGCCGATGCCGAGGCCGCGATCGGCCGCGCCGGGGTGGTGCTCGACCTGATGCAGGAAAATGGCAAGATCAGCGCTACCGATCATGCCAATGCCAATCTGGACGGCGTGCGCATGGCGCCCGAGCCGCCGCAGAACAGCGTGCGCTATTTCACCGACTGGGCGCTGCCGCAGCTCGACACGCTGATCGACGAGCCCAATGAGCCGCTGGAAGTCTATACCACCATCGACCTTGGCATGCAGAATGCGGCGACCGCTGCAGTGAAGGCAAACGTGTCGAACGGCATGCAGGGCGCGCTGGTCAGCCTGGACCGCGATGGGGCAGTGCGCGCCATGGTCGGCGGGCTCGACTATGTGACGTCCAACTATAACCGCGCGACGACCGCCGTGCGCCAGCCCGGCTCGGCCTGGAAGATCTTCGTCTACATGGCGGCGCTGGAGGCGGGCTATACGCCCGATACCGGCGTTACCGACGAGCCGGTGACGATCAATGGCTGGAGCCCGCGCAACAGCAATGGCCGCTTTGCCGGCGCGATCGATATCCGCACCGCCTTTGCCTATTCGATCAACACGGTCGCGGCGAAGCTGGGCGTGGAGGTCGGCTTCCCGACCGTCGCCGACATGGCGCGCCGCTTCGGCATCACCACGCCGATCAACACCCACCCCTCGATGGTGCTGGGCACGTCGGATGTGCGGCTGATCGACATGACCCGCGCCTTTGCCTCGATCGCGCGCAAGGGCGTGGCGGTGACCCCCTATGGCATCACCAAGGTGACGACTGCCGATGGACGGATGCTCTACCAGCATCAGGACGATACCAGCCGCGTGCTGGTGGCGCCCTGGGTCGCGGCGGGCATGACCGACCTGATGCAGACCGCGGTCAGCACCGGCACCGGCAGGGCGGCGCAGATCGGTCGCCCGGTCGCGGGCAAGACCGGCACCACCAACAGTGGCAAGGATGGCTGGTTCCTGGGCTTTTCCAGCGGCATCACCACTGGCGTCTGGGTTGGTCGCGATGACGCCAAGGCGGTGCCTTCGCTCTATGGCGGTCGCGCACCCGCCCACGCCTTCGCCGATTATATGAAGGTCGCCGTCGCCAAGCGGCCGGTGGAGCAGTTCGAGACCCAGGTCACCCTGCCGGAATGGCAGCTGGAGCCGGACGAGGAAGCCTATTACGGCCAGCCGGATAACGGCATGGAAGGCGGCATGATGGTCGATGAAAATGGCCTGCCGATCGACCGCGCCCGGCCGGCCGGCAGCGAGGCGGAGGATGGCGAGGAGGCGGCCCAGCCCGATCCGGCCGATCGCCCGGCGCCGCCGCGCCTGGACCAGCAGTGGATCGACAATGTGCTGGGCCGCACGCCGCGCCAGCGCCAGCCGGCCCAGCAGCAGCGACCCGAAAATCCCTGA
- the msrB gene encoding peptide-methionine (R)-S-oxide reductase MsrB, with the protein MEKLDLSEAEWRARLSPEQYHVLREAGTERAFTGKYNSNKADGVYYCAGCGAELFDAEEKYDSGSGWPSFTAPVDIDAVEEIRDASHGMIRTEVRCATCEGHLGHVFPDGPGVNGLRYCMNSASLDFKSRDDAE; encoded by the coding sequence ATGGAAAAGCTGGACCTGAGCGAAGCCGAATGGCGTGCGCGCCTTTCCCCCGAACAATATCATGTGCTGCGCGAAGCGGGCACCGAACGGGCCTTCACCGGCAAATATAACAGCAACAAGGCTGACGGCGTCTATTATTGCGCCGGCTGCGGCGCGGAGCTGTTCGATGCCGAGGAAAAATATGACAGCGGGTCGGGCTGGCCCAGCTTCACCGCGCCGGTCGATATCGACGCGGTCGAGGAAATTCGCGACGCCAGCCATGGCATGATCCGCACCGAGGTGCGCTGTGCCACCTGCGAGGGCCATCTGGGCCATGTCTTCCCTGACGGCCCCGGCGTCAACGGCCTGCGTTACTGCATGAACAGCGCGTCGCTGGATTTCAAGTCGCGCGACGACGCGGAATAG
- the holA gene encoding DNA polymerase III subunit delta: MKANRGQIEKALDAPPSDIRFFLLYGPDEAGSTALARRLERAMGPGAERVDLDVATLREDPARLADEAASFSMFGDKRWVRINGMGDESLPAVTALLEAEAAGNPVIAIAGALKATSKLVKLALDHKGCMAFISYQPDAREAEQIAMATARENGLRLPQELARRIVDLANGDRALMGIEIEKLVLYLDAAPEQPREATAEALDALSADNPDSDAAPLVNAVLGGDLRAMHKELNNLAEIGAAMASVIRPLLTRAMLIANIRADFDSSGRLEAAVESAGKAVFWKEKGLVTRQVRLWDATGIARVIQRLAQAERSSRGGKGLGDLLVRHELLAIARQAARERA, encoded by the coding sequence GTGAAAGCCAATCGCGGCCAGATAGAAAAGGCGCTCGACGCGCCGCCGTCGGATATCCGCTTCTTCCTGCTCTACGGTCCTGACGAGGCGGGCAGCACCGCGCTTGCCAGGCGGCTGGAGCGGGCGATGGGGCCGGGGGCCGAGCGGGTTGATCTGGACGTGGCCACGCTGCGCGAGGATCCGGCACGGCTGGCGGACGAAGCGGCGTCCTTCTCCATGTTCGGCGACAAGCGCTGGGTGCGGATCAACGGCATGGGCGACGAATCGTTGCCGGCGGTGACGGCGTTGCTGGAGGCGGAGGCGGCGGGCAATCCGGTGATCGCGATCGCCGGCGCGCTTAAGGCGACGTCGAAGCTGGTCAAGCTGGCGCTCGACCACAAGGGCTGCATGGCCTTCATCTCCTATCAGCCCGATGCCCGCGAGGCGGAGCAGATCGCGATGGCGACCGCGCGCGAGAACGGCCTGCGTCTGCCGCAGGAACTGGCGCGCCGCATCGTCGACCTGGCCAATGGCGACCGGGCGCTGATGGGAATCGAGATCGAGAAGCTGGTCCTCTATCTCGACGCCGCGCCGGAACAGCCGCGTGAGGCGACGGCGGAGGCGCTGGACGCGCTGTCGGCCGACAATCCCGATTCCGATGCCGCGCCGCTGGTCAATGCGGTGCTGGGCGGTGACCTCAGGGCGATGCACAAGGAACTCAACAATCTGGCGGAGATCGGCGCGGCCATGGCGTCGGTGATCCGGCCGCTGCTGACCCGTGCCATGCTGATCGCCAATATCCGCGCCGATTTCGACAGCAGCGGGCGGCTGGAGGCGGCGGTGGAATCGGCCGGCAAGGCGGTCTTCTGGAAGGAGAAGGGGCTGGTCACCCGCCAGGTGCGGCTGTGGGACGCGACCGGCATCGCCCGCGTCATCCAGCGTCTGGCCCAGGCCGAACGGTCCAGCCGCGGCGGCAAGGGGCTGGGCGATCTGCTGGTGCGGCACGAGCTGCTGGCGATCGCCCGACAGGCGGCGCGCGAGCGGGCCTGA
- the lptE gene encoding LPS assembly lipoprotein LptE has product MKRILPLVALTLLTACGLRPVYGGGSHGAVAQGLGHVEVQDIAGKGGWLMRNALNDRLGAISNGSGPSYKLVVKLDDQISGFGLRSDAAITRERRTLRARYQLIDEATGAQVLDDSAGSDAGINATSSEYATIAAEDTALERLSEIVADQIVTRLALYATRKEGAQAAPSSAPSPAASTGQ; this is encoded by the coding sequence ATGAAGCGCATCCTTCCCCTCGTCGCCCTGACTCTTCTCACCGCTTGCGGGCTGCGCCCGGTCTATGGCGGCGGTAGCCATGGCGCGGTGGCGCAGGGGCTGGGCCATGTCGAAGTGCAGGATATTGCGGGCAAGGGCGGCTGGCTGATGCGCAACGCCCTCAACGACCGGCTTGGCGCGATCAGCAATGGTTCCGGCCCCAGCTACAAGCTGGTGGTGAAGCTGGACGACCAGATCAGCGGTTTCGGTCTGCGGTCCGACGCGGCCATCACCCGTGAGCGGCGTACGCTGCGGGCGCGCTATCAGCTGATCGATGAAGCGACCGGCGCGCAGGTGCTGGACGACAGCGCCGGGTCGGATGCCGGCATCAACGCGACGTCGAGCGAATATGCGACGATCGCGGCCGAAGACACGGCGCTGGAGCGGCTGTCGGAGATCGTCGCCGACCAGATCGTCACCCGCCTGGCGCTGTATGCGACGCGCAAGGAAGGCGCCCAGGCGGCGCCATCGTCGGCCCCATCGCCGGCGGCGTCGACCGGCCAGTGA
- the leuS gene encoding leucine--tRNA ligase, with protein MQRRFNPLEADARWQAVWDEKQSFKADDASTKPRSYVLEMFPYPSGRIHIGHVRNYSMGDVLARFRRMTGHEVLHPMGWDAFGMPAENAAMEKKVHPGEWTRSNIANMRAQLKKLGFAIDWSRELATCEPDYYGHEQALFLDMLESGLVYRKESQVNWDPVDMTVLANEQVIDGRGWRSGALVEKRKLNQWFLKITQFADDLLEGLNTLDQWPDKVRLMQENWIGKSVGLQFSFKPVAPFDSEIEVYSTRPDTIFGASFVAIAADHPVAQAVAANNPDAVAFIEKCKEGGTTAAELETAEKLGFDTGLTVAHPFDPEWHLPVFIANFVLMDYGTGAVMGVPAHDQRDLDFARKYMLPVERVVALDGEADKPIHDEAYTGPGHLVNSRFLDGMAVEAAKAAVIARAEGEGWGAGKTVFRLRDWGVSRQRYWGTPIPVIHCDDCGVVGVPKDQLPVTLPEDVTFDIPGNPLDRHPTWKHVDCPTCGKAARRETDTLDTFADSSWYFIRFASQPDDKPFDRATVEQWLPVGQYIGGVEHAILHLLYARFWTRALQHMGQLGFAEPFTGLFTQGMVTHETYKIEKPKMVVDGVEITPVNGTTQFLSPAEIERRDGKVYTLGGGIEVEVGRVEKMSKSKKNVVDPDDIIEQYGADAVRWFMLSDSPPERDLPWTEAGIEGSWRFVNRVWRLFGEADAAAEGQDKALDRKLHQTIDGVSKDIEALGFNKAVAKIYELVNAIEKAKPSASRTAAIRALALLVAPMTPHLAEEGWAEMAQPGLIAEAAWPAVDPALLVEDEVTIACQVMGKLRDTITVPKGTPKDELEKLALAAPNVVRTLDGATPKKVIVVPDRLVNLVI; from the coding sequence ATGCAAAGGCGCTTCAACCCGCTGGAGGCCGACGCCCGCTGGCAGGCCGTCTGGGACGAGAAGCAGAGCTTCAAGGCGGACGATGCCTCGACGAAGCCGCGCAGCTACGTGCTGGAGATGTTCCCCTATCCGTCGGGGCGCATCCATATCGGTCATGTCCGCAACTACTCGATGGGCGACGTGCTGGCACGCTTCCGCCGGATGACCGGCCATGAAGTGCTGCATCCGATGGGCTGGGACGCGTTCGGCATGCCGGCCGAAAATGCGGCGATGGAAAAGAAGGTGCATCCGGGCGAATGGACCCGGTCGAACATCGCCAATATGCGCGCGCAGCTGAAGAAGCTGGGTTTCGCGATCGACTGGAGTCGCGAACTCGCCACCTGCGAGCCGGATTATTATGGCCATGAACAGGCGCTGTTCTTGGACATGCTGGAATCAGGCCTGGTCTATCGCAAGGAAAGCCAGGTCAACTGGGATCCGGTCGACATGACCGTGCTGGCGAACGAGCAGGTGATCGACGGGCGCGGCTGGCGTTCGGGCGCGCTGGTCGAGAAGCGCAAGCTCAACCAGTGGTTCCTCAAGATCACCCAGTTTGCCGACGATCTGCTGGAGGGCCTCAATACGCTCGACCAGTGGCCCGACAAGGTGCGCCTGATGCAGGAAAACTGGATCGGCAAGTCGGTCGGCCTGCAGTTCAGCTTCAAGCCGGTCGCGCCGTTCGACAGCGAGATCGAGGTCTATTCGACCCGCCCCGACACCATCTTCGGCGCCAGCTTCGTCGCGATCGCCGCCGACCATCCGGTCGCGCAGGCCGTTGCCGCGAACAATCCCGATGCCGTTGCCTTCATCGAGAAGTGCAAGGAAGGCGGCACCACCGCCGCCGAGCTGGAAACGGCGGAGAAGCTGGGCTTCGACACCGGCCTGACGGTCGCGCATCCGTTCGATCCGGAATGGCACCTGCCCGTCTTCATCGCCAATTTCGTGCTGATGGACTATGGCACCGGGGCCGTCATGGGCGTGCCCGCGCATGACCAGCGCGACCTCGACTTCGCGCGCAAATATATGCTGCCGGTCGAGCGCGTCGTCGCGCTGGATGGCGAAGCCGACAAGCCGATCCATGACGAGGCCTATACGGGCCCCGGCCATCTGGTGAACTCGCGCTTCCTGGACGGCATGGCGGTCGAAGCCGCCAAGGCCGCCGTCATCGCGCGCGCCGAGGGTGAAGGCTGGGGCGCGGGCAAGACCGTGTTCCGCCTGCGCGACTGGGGCGTGTCGCGCCAGCGTTACTGGGGCACCCCGATCCCGGTCATCCATTGCGATGATTGCGGCGTGGTGGGCGTGCCCAAGGACCAGCTGCCGGTGACGCTGCCCGAGGATGTGACCTTCGACATTCCCGGCAACCCGCTGGACCGCCATCCGACCTGGAAGCATGTCGATTGCCCCACCTGCGGCAAGGCGGCGCGGCGCGAGACCGACACGCTCGACACCTTCGCGGATTCGAGCTGGTATTTCATCCGCTTCGCCAGCCAGCCCGACGACAAGCCGTTCGATCGTGCGACCGTCGAGCAGTGGCTGCCGGTCGGCCAATATATTGGCGGCGTGGAACATGCGATCCTGCATCTTCTCTACGCCCGTTTCTGGACCCGCGCGCTGCAGCATATGGGCCAGCTGGGCTTTGCCGAGCCCTTCACCGGCCTGTTCACCCAGGGCATGGTGACGCACGAGACTTACAAGATCGAAAAGCCGAAAATGGTTGTTGATGGCGTAGAAATTACGCCGGTTAACGGAACGACCCAGTTTCTTTCTCCGGCTGAAATCGAACGCCGTGACGGGAAAGTCTATACTCTTGGCGGTGGTATTGAGGTCGAAGTCGGCCGCGTCGAGAAGATGTCCAAGTCGAAGAAGAATGTCGTCGATCCCGATGACATCATCGAACAATATGGCGCCGACGCCGTGCGCTGGTTCATGCTGTCGGACAGCCCGCCCGAGCGCGACCTGCCCTGGACCGAGGCTGGCATCGAGGGCAGCTGGCGCTTCGTCAACCGCGTCTGGCGCCTGTTCGGCGAAGCCGATGCGGCGGCAGAGGGCCAGGACAAGGCCCTGGACCGCAAGCTGCACCAGACGATCGACGGCGTTTCCAAGGATATCGAGGCGCTGGGCTTCAACAAGGCCGTCGCCAAGATCTATGAGCTGGTGAACGCGATCGAGAAGGCCAAGCCGTCGGCCAGCCGTACCGCGGCGATCCGCGCGCTGGCGCTGCTGGTCGCGCCGATGACCCCGCATCTGGCCGAAGAGGGCTGGGCCGAGATGGCGCAGCCGGGCCTGATCGCCGAAGCCGCCTGGCCGGCGGTCGATCCGGCACTGCTGGTCGAGGATGAAGTGACCATCGCCTGCCAGGTGATGGGCAAGCTGCGCGACACCATCACCGTGCCCAAGGGCACGCCCAAGGATGAACTGGAAAAGCTGGCACTGGCCGCGCCGAACGTCGTTCGCACGCTGGATGGCGCCACCCCCAAGAAGGTGATCGTGGTGCCCGATCGTCTGGTCAATCTGGTCATCTGA
- a CDS encoding DUF3576 domain-containing protein, with protein MVRRLPVTLSSGLLLAALLPLAACGGGAKERPKADLAASKVTTIGVNAYLWRASLDTLSFMPMVQTDSNGGVIVTDWYTNPNTPSERMKVTVSILDQDLRADALRVAASRQVNQNGQWVDAPVQAATVQKLEEIILTKARDLRRMAIG; from the coding sequence ATGGTCCGTCGCCTTCCCGTTACCCTTTCCTCCGGTCTTCTGCTGGCTGCGCTCCTGCCGCTTGCCGCATGCGGGGGCGGCGCGAAGGAACGGCCCAAGGCCGATCTGGCCGCGTCGAAGGTCACCACCATCGGCGTCAACGCCTATCTGTGGCGCGCCAGCCTGGACACGCTGTCCTTCATGCCGATGGTGCAGACCGATTCCAACGGCGGCGTCATCGTCACCGACTGGTATACCAATCCCAACACGCCGAGTGAGCGGATGAAGGTCACCGTGTCGATCCTGGACCAGGATCTGCGCGCCGACGCGCTGCGCGTGGCCGCCAGCCGTCAGGTCAACCAGAATGGCCAGTGGGTCGATGCCCCGGTGCAGGCCGCGACGGTGCAGAAGCTGGAAGAGATCATCCTGACCAAGGCGCGCGACCTGCGCCGCATGGCGATCGGCTGA
- a CDS encoding putative quinol monooxygenase, giving the protein MRRGKAAMGALTLAAFMLGVGAGRQARAQAAPDRPIVRIAELEIDPAQIEQYKAYLREEIAASVAQEPGVLSLSAVAIAGKPASIRLLEVYASNAAYQAHLKTPHFLKYKQGTADMVQSLRLIETEPVMLCAKGGGSYC; this is encoded by the coding sequence ATGCGCAGGGGTAAGGCGGCGATGGGCGCATTGACGCTGGCCGCCTTCATGCTGGGCGTCGGGGCCGGGCGGCAGGCGAGGGCGCAGGCCGCCCCGGATAGGCCGATCGTGCGGATCGCGGAGCTGGAGATCGATCCGGCGCAGATCGAGCAGTATAAGGCCTATCTGCGCGAGGAGATTGCCGCATCGGTGGCGCAGGAGCCGGGCGTGCTGTCGCTGTCGGCGGTGGCGATCGCCGGGAAGCCTGCCAGCATCCGCCTGCTGGAAGTCTATGCCAGTAACGCGGCCTATCAGGCGCATCTCAAGACACCGCATTTCCTGAAATATAAGCAGGGCACCGCCGACATGGTGCAGTCATTGCGCCTGATCGAGACGGAGCCGGTCATGCTCTGCGCCAAGGGTGGCGGCAGTTACTGTTGA
- a CDS encoding carboxymuconolactone decarboxylase family protein codes for MTEPTDARRSFGDLAPHLAEMTDKTLFGEVWADPALSPRDRSLITITSLISLYRGNELPFHLQRALDNGLTREEIIATITHLAFYAGWPPAMTALGIARKLFDDAQG; via the coding sequence ATGACCGAACCCACTGACGCGCGCCGATCCTTTGGCGATCTGGCGCCTCATCTGGCGGAAATGACCGACAAGACCCTGTTCGGCGAAGTCTGGGCCGATCCGGCACTGTCGCCGCGCGACCGCAGCCTCATCACCATCACCAGCCTCATCTCGCTCTATCGCGGCAATGAGCTGCCCTTTCACCTGCAGCGGGCACTGGACAATGGGCTGACGCGCGAGGAGATCATCGCGACCATCACCCATCTGGCCTTCTATGCCGGCTGGCCGCCGGCGATGACGGCGCTGGGGATCGCCCGTAAGCTGTTCGACGATGCGCAGGGGTAA
- a CDS encoding thiamine phosphate synthase, whose protein sequence is MHARHRKKLPGLWLMTDERVEDASLLAAAARLPCGRAGIVFRHYHTEAVKRRALFEALRAIARQRRLVLMLAGDARTAAAWRADGWHGRDGSKNFHRLIHSLAAHDRREVVVARSADLVFLSPLFPTRSHPGAGALGRIGFAALARQAKAPVIALGGVRVKHRHMLRGIGAAGWAAIDGLTDDI, encoded by the coding sequence ATGCACGCCCGCCACCGCAAAAAGCTGCCCGGCCTCTGGCTGATGACCGATGAGCGGGTGGAGGATGCGTCGTTGCTGGCGGCGGCGGCGCGCTTGCCATGCGGGCGCGCGGGAATCGTCTTTCGCCATTATCATACCGAAGCGGTGAAACGACGCGCGCTGTTCGAGGCGTTGCGGGCGATTGCGCGGCAGCGGCGGCTGGTGCTGATGCTGGCGGGGGACGCGCGGACGGCGGCGGCCTGGCGCGCGGATGGCTGGCATGGGCGGGATGGGTCGAAAAATTTCCACAGACTTATCCACAGCCTGGCGGCGCATGACCGGCGGGAGGTCGTGGTGGCACGGTCGGCTGACCTGGTCTTCCTGTCGCCGCTGTTCCCGACCCGGTCGCATCCCGGCGCCGGGGCGCTGGGGCGGATCGGTTTTGCGGCGCTCGCGCGGCAGGCGAAGGCCCCCGTGATCGCGCTGGGCGGGGTCAGGGTAAAGCACCGGCATATGCTGCGCGGGATCGGCGCGGCGGGCTGGGCGGCGATCGATGGATTGACCGATGATATATGA
- a CDS encoding YggS family pyridoxal phosphate-dependent enzyme, producing MTTDIPEAAARLATLRDQIDRAARLTQRSADDINLIAVSKTQPAEAILPLIHAGQRVFGENRVQESQDKWPALREQFSDLTLHLVGQLQSNKAADAVALFDVIHSLDRLSLLTALAKAMDAAGKRLPCFIQVNIGAEEQKGGCPIADVPALIAAARDADIPLLGLMCVPPADMEPAPYFALLAKMAREEGLPRLSMGMSGDFETALMLGATDIRVGTALFGERAPVSRPVPRSGLGMIKNAPAR from the coding sequence ATGACCACCGACATCCCCGAAGCTGCGGCCCGCCTCGCCACCCTGCGCGACCAGATCGACCGCGCCGCCCGCCTGACCCAGCGCAGCGCTGATGACATCAACCTGATCGCCGTGTCCAAGACCCAGCCGGCCGAAGCGATCCTTCCGCTGATCCACGCCGGCCAGCGCGTCTTCGGCGAAAACCGCGTCCAGGAAAGCCAGGACAAATGGCCCGCCCTGCGCGAGCAATTTTCGGATCTGACCCTGCATCTGGTCGGCCAGTTGCAATCGAACAAGGCGGCCGATGCCGTCGCCCTGTTCGACGTCATCCATTCGCTCGATCGCCTCTCGCTGCTGACCGCGCTCGCCAAGGCGATGGACGCCGCGGGCAAGCGCCTGCCCTGCTTCATCCAGGTGAATATCGGTGCCGAGGAACAGAAGGGCGGCTGTCCGATCGCCGATGTCCCGGCGCTGATCGCCGCCGCGCGCGACGCCGACATCCCGCTGCTCGGCCTGATGTGCGTGCCGCCGGCCGATATGGAGCCCGCCCCCTATTTTGCCCTGCTCGCGAAAATGGCGCGGGAAGAGGGCCTCCCGCGCCTGTCGATGGGCATGTCGGGCGATTTCGAAACCGCCCTGATGCTGGGCGCCACCGACATTCGCGTGGGCACCGCCCTGTTCGGCGAACGCGCCCCCGTCAGCCGCCCCGTTCCCCGGAGCGGCCTGGGGATGATCAAAAACGCCCCCGCAAGGTAA